The proteins below come from a single Acaryochloris sp. CCMEE 5410 genomic window:
- a CDS encoding DUF6923 family protein codes for MFRWLKFLALKVPLSTFLLTLFAFGDLAIAQDKKDPPFVCDGKFFIAQGKTGKDPTQLFIVDTSTTPYQLVPVGGTSPGIKYNAIGFNVQDGFIYGIHPGTGEVYRIDANGVATSMGIPPGLPSSSYSGDVAPDGTYYIQRGNKLHLIDVSGANAQYLKTIKLSANPGVADIAFNPVDGKLYGVNAGKDQVAVIDPTTGRVTFQPQKTPISKAVGGTYFDAFGNLFGYHNQGEFYRFDVQSGTGASTFLSSAPKVSANDGASCTGSPKIEKTVSPEAVKPGGIVTYTYNVVNPNGFPLTVDFSDSMPATDGRVYQPLSVNNPFGGTVDFSADNKTFNIQGLTIPAGQSGEITVDVQIPEDAEFAVVFNQASLSGDQIPPGPDGSKTLLSDYPDSGEFYDPTPLKITEYDLGITKAESADPVSVGENLTYNLTVTNFGPDTAGGVTVTENLPAGVNVVTLPSNCSDSSGTITCNLGDLVKDQVVNIEIVVSPTQEGEIVNSASVESPLSDLVEIDKSNNDTKIDTTVSNEANLTVEKKDATDPVAVGDTITYKISVTNNGPDPATGVVLTDNLPSGVTFVSDEDSSGLLTCTETSGTITCNPIDLANGESAVLEVTVTADSPGTLTNSASAKGNEDDPDPDDNEASENTVVEPKPEPTPDPDPTPDPDPDPIPDPDSTPDPDPTPDPTPDPDPDPTPDPDPDPTPDPDPTPDPDPDPTPDPDPTPDPDPDPDPTPDPDPTPDPDPDPTPDPDPDPTPDPTPDPTPDPDPDPTPDPDPDPTPDPDPTPDPDPDPTPVPDPTPEPDPDPTPDPDPDPTPEPALDPTPDPAPAPISDPGSDPTPEPSPSPGPIPIPVPGPASTPDIGPDGPDPSPSPTPTPEPAPSSSPAPGAIPPDSSSPNSIPFPVPFPGPGPSPGPGSVPGGTPAPGSVQTPTTGTPSTVPPGLETPTPGADVPVSEPGGQLPTPADSFPDPAERPAPQQDSAAPSRDDPTSPPPVKALW; via the coding sequence ATGTTCCGTTGGTTAAAATTTCTGGCTTTAAAAGTTCCGCTAAGCACTTTTCTTCTAACATTGTTTGCATTTGGGGATCTAGCAATTGCCCAAGATAAAAAAGACCCACCATTTGTTTGCGACGGCAAATTTTTCATTGCCCAAGGGAAAACCGGTAAAGATCCGACACAACTCTTTATTGTTGATACCAGTACTACGCCTTATCAGTTAGTACCGGTTGGAGGTACCAGTCCCGGGATTAAATATAATGCGATTGGCTTCAATGTCCAAGATGGCTTTATATATGGCATACACCCTGGCACTGGTGAAGTCTATCGCATTGATGCCAATGGTGTGGCTACGTCAATGGGCATTCCCCCAGGCTTACCCAGTAGTAGCTATTCAGGGGATGTTGCTCCTGATGGAACCTACTATATCCAGCGGGGGAACAAACTTCATTTAATCGATGTTTCTGGTGCAAATGCTCAATATCTGAAAACCATTAAACTTTCAGCTAATCCAGGCGTGGCTGATATTGCCTTTAATCCAGTTGATGGCAAATTATATGGCGTAAATGCCGGTAAAGATCAAGTTGCAGTTATTGATCCAACCACGGGACGCGTTACGTTTCAGCCTCAGAAAACCCCTATCAGCAAAGCAGTGGGTGGAACTTATTTTGATGCCTTTGGCAATTTATTTGGTTATCACAACCAGGGAGAATTCTATCGGTTCGATGTTCAGTCTGGTACTGGAGCTTCAACCTTTCTTAGTAGTGCGCCTAAAGTTAGTGCAAATGATGGGGCGTCTTGTACAGGGTCTCCCAAAATAGAAAAAACGGTATCACCTGAGGCAGTGAAGCCAGGTGGAATCGTTACCTACACATACAATGTTGTGAATCCTAACGGGTTCCCGTTGACGGTAGATTTTTCGGATAGTATGCCTGCCACTGATGGACGGGTTTATCAACCCCTTTCTGTGAATAATCCGTTTGGAGGAACAGTCGATTTTTCTGCCGACAATAAAACCTTCAATATTCAAGGTTTAACCATTCCAGCGGGTCAATCAGGTGAAATTACAGTTGATGTACAAATTCCTGAGGATGCGGAATTTGCAGTTGTGTTTAACCAAGCCTCTTTATCAGGAGATCAAATTCCACCAGGTCCAGATGGTTCAAAAACCTTACTCTCAGATTATCCAGATAGTGGGGAATTTTATGACCCTACTCCCCTCAAAATTACCGAGTATGACTTAGGCATCACCAAAGCGGAGTCAGCCGATCCAGTCAGTGTAGGGGAGAATTTAACCTATAACTTGACCGTCACCAACTTTGGCCCTGATACGGCTGGAGGAGTCACGGTTACTGAAAACCTTCCCGCTGGAGTCAATGTAGTTACACTACCTAGCAACTGTTCAGACTCGAGTGGAACGATCACCTGTAATCTTGGTGATCTCGTCAAAGATCAAGTTGTCAACATAGAAATAGTAGTCTCTCCAACCCAAGAAGGAGAAATCGTCAACTCAGCCTCTGTAGAGAGCCCCTTAAGCGACTTGGTTGAGATTGATAAAAGTAATAATGACACAAAGATCGATACCACAGTCAGCAACGAAGCCAATCTTACGGTTGAGAAAAAAGATGCCACTGATCCGGTTGCCGTAGGAGATACGATTACCTACAAAATCTCAGTTACGAATAACGGTCCTGATCCAGCCACTGGCGTAGTGTTAACAGACAACCTGCCTTCAGGAGTTACTTTTGTCTCAGATGAAGATAGCAGTGGTCTTTTAACCTGTACTGAAACAAGCGGAACGATCACATGTAACCCCATTGATTTAGCAAATGGTGAGAGTGCGGTCCTAGAAGTAACGGTCACAGCCGATTCTCCTGGTACTTTGACGAATTCCGCTAGTGCCAAAGGGAATGAAGATGATCCAGATCCTGATGACAATGAAGCTTCTGAAAATACAGTTGTAGAACCCAAACCCGAACCGACACCAGATCCTGATCCAACTCCTGATCCTGACCCTGACCCAATCCCGGATCCAGATTCGACACCAGATCCTGATCCAACGCCAGATCCAACCCCGGATCCAGATCCAGATCCGACACCAGATCCAGACCCAGATCCAACTCCCGATCCAGATCCAACCCCGGATCCAGATCCAGATCCGACTCCCGATCCAGACCCAACTCCCGATCCAGACCCAGATCCAGATCCGACACCAGATCCTGATCCAACTCCTGATCCTGACCCTGACCCAACCCCGGATCCAGATCCAGACCCAACTCCCGATCCAACGCCAGATCCAACCCCGGATCCAGATCCAGATCCGACACCAGATCCAGACCCAGATCCAACTCCCGATCCAGATCCAACCCCGGATCCAGATCCTGATCCGACTCCCGTTCCAGACCCAACTCCCGAGCCAGACCCAGATCCGACACCAGATCCAGATCCAGACCCAACTCCCGAGCCTGCTCTAGACCCAACTCCCGATCCTGCTCCTGCTCCAATATCAGATCCTGGTTCTGATCCAACGCCAGAGCCTAGTCCCTCTCCCGGACCTATTCCAATACCAGTTCCAGGACCAGCCTCAACACCGGATATTGGCCCTGATGGACCAGACCCCAGTCCTAGTCCAACCCCAACACCCGAGCCTGCTCCCTCGTCTAGTCCAGCTCCAGGTGCAATACCTCCTGACAGTTCTAGTCCAAATTCCATTCCATTTCCTGTGCCGTTCCCAGGACCTGGACCCTCACCCGGACCAGGATCTGTACCAGGAGGAACCCCTGCTCCGGGTTCAGTCCAAACACCTACAACAGGTACCCCTTCTACAGTGCCTCCAGGTTTAGAAACACCTACTCCGGGAGCTGATGTACCTGTGTCAGAACCAGGTGGACAACTGCCTACTCCTGCAGATTCCTTCCCCGATCCTGCAGAACGACCTGCTCCTCAGCAGGACTCAGCAGCACCATCACGGGATGATCCTACTTCTCCCCCACCTGTTAAAGCGCTTTGGTAA
- a CDS encoding amino acid ABC transporter ATP-binding protein, producing MTETNPIIVATDVHKWYDTFHVLQGVNLTVERQEVVVLMGPSGSGKSTFIRTLNALEDYQQGQIVIDGMALSQDLGNIESIRREVGMVFQQFNLFPHLTVLQNITLAPIWVRRWPRAKAEEVAMQLLEQVDILEQAQKYPGQLSGGQQQRVAIARALAMQPKIMLFDEPTSALDPEMVKEVLVVMRSLAKSGMTMVVVTHEVGFAREVANRILLMDQGTVVEEAAPEQFFQNPQEDRTKLFLSQIL from the coding sequence ATGACTGAAACGAACCCAATTATTGTGGCTACAGATGTTCACAAGTGGTATGACACTTTTCACGTTCTACAAGGCGTGAATCTAACGGTGGAACGCCAAGAAGTCGTCGTACTGATGGGGCCATCAGGGTCAGGCAAATCGACTTTTATCCGTACCCTTAATGCCTTAGAAGATTATCAGCAGGGGCAGATTGTCATTGATGGCATGGCCCTATCCCAGGATCTCGGCAATATTGAATCGATTCGCCGGGAAGTGGGGATGGTGTTTCAGCAATTTAATTTATTTCCCCATCTGACAGTGCTACAGAATATCACCTTGGCACCAATCTGGGTAAGACGTTGGCCCCGGGCCAAGGCGGAAGAAGTGGCGATGCAGCTCCTCGAACAGGTTGATATTTTGGAGCAAGCCCAGAAGTATCCGGGACAGTTGTCGGGCGGACAGCAGCAACGGGTTGCGATCGCAAGGGCACTCGCCATGCAGCCCAAGATTATGTTGTTCGACGAACCCACCTCTGCACTTGATCCTGAGATGGTGAAAGAAGTGCTAGTGGTCATGCGTTCGTTAGCTAAATCGGGCATGACTATGGTCGTTGTTACCCATGAAGTCGGGTTCGCCAGAGAAGTAGCAAACCGTATTTTGCTGATGGACCAAGGCACTGTCGTAGAAGAAGCTGCTCCAGAGCAATTTTTTCAAAATCCCCAAGAAGATCGAACCAAACTTTTCTTATCACAAATTTTGTAG
- a CDS encoding amino acid ABC transporter permease: protein MPPKSPTPLSASSLLIWLRRNLFSTWYNSLLTVISLWIIYSGGRGLVQWMFSQAQWTVLKANLRLFFVGRFPIDQIWRVWLILMLVSAVTSLTVGVIQWSRTLPISMGLLTAISLGVVPLVGGQGPELVWVAAIGSVAVLNLLGGPWLKTHLSPRLLSRGLPAVWFLTAFIVLWLLMGGLGISSIRTSVWQGLLLTVVAALVSIALSFPLGVLLALGRRSPLPIIRTLSVLYIEVIRGLPLIGVLFVAGVMLPLILPSQVQLDAVFRAICGLTLFSAAYLAENVRGGLQSIPQGQIEAAKALGLNPMLVLGLVVLPQALRSVIPAIVGQFIGLFKDTSLLSIIGLVELTGVSRSVLSQPRFIGRHGEVYLFIGLLYWLFCYLMSLGSRRLERQLGVK from the coding sequence ATGCCACCGAAATCTCCGACTCCCCTTTCAGCATCCTCCCTATTAATCTGGCTGCGCCGCAACCTCTTCAGCACTTGGTACAACAGTTTACTGACGGTGATTAGCCTCTGGATTATCTATTCAGGGGGACGGGGGCTAGTGCAATGGATGTTTAGTCAGGCCCAATGGACGGTTTTGAAAGCGAACTTGCGCCTGTTCTTTGTGGGCCGTTTTCCCATCGACCAAATTTGGCGAGTCTGGCTAATTTTAATGTTGGTTTCTGCTGTCACGAGTTTGACTGTGGGAGTCATTCAGTGGAGCCGGACTTTACCCATCAGTATGGGCCTTTTGACAGCAATTAGTTTGGGCGTTGTCCCTCTAGTTGGCGGGCAAGGTCCAGAACTTGTGTGGGTTGCAGCGATAGGAAGTGTTGCAGTACTCAATCTGCTAGGGGGACCGTGGTTAAAAACTCACCTGTCTCCTCGCTTGCTCAGCAGAGGTTTGCCCGCTGTTTGGTTCCTGACCGCATTTATTGTTTTGTGGCTGCTGATGGGAGGGTTGGGGATAAGTTCTATCAGAACCAGTGTTTGGCAAGGGTTGCTATTGACGGTGGTGGCGGCGTTAGTGAGTATTGCCCTGTCCTTCCCCCTGGGGGTGTTGTTGGCCTTAGGACGGCGTAGCCCCTTACCCATCATTCGGACCCTGAGCGTTCTTTATATTGAGGTTATTCGAGGGTTGCCTTTGATTGGGGTTCTCTTTGTGGCTGGGGTGATGTTGCCATTAATATTGCCCAGCCAAGTACAGCTAGATGCCGTCTTTCGGGCAATTTGTGGCCTCACCCTCTTTAGCGCGGCTTATCTAGCAGAAAATGTGCGTGGAGGATTACAGTCTATCCCCCAAGGTCAAATTGAAGCGGCAAAGGCATTGGGGCTAAATCCCATGTTGGTTTTAGGACTAGTGGTGTTACCACAAGCCCTGCGATCGGTGATTCCCGCGATAGTGGGGCAGTTTATCGGATTGTTCAAAGATACTTCATTACTATCGATTATTGGTCTCGTGGAACTGACGGGGGTTTCTCGATCTGTGCTATCCCAACCCCGATTTATTGGTCGCCATGGAGAAGTATATTTGTTTATTGGTTTGCTGTACTGGTTATTCTGTTATCTGATGTCTTTGGGGAGTCGGCGTTTAGAACGTCAACTCGGTGTGAAGTGA
- a CDS encoding amino acid ABC transporter permease, whose amino-acid sequence MPKLRLGPKWRQSRIRNGLIQGLVLLLIGVAVVYFGANLVQNLQRLRLPFGFDFLFSKSGPSIGETLIEYSPTDNIARAFGVALLNTLRVVVLGIVLATVVGIGVGMARLSDNWLVRKLATFYVETLRNFPLLLQLLFWYLAVFLKLPTFENRIQLPGPIILSKNGVAFPWLKGNPATLPWILALAIGSVCAFLLWRYLIRLQIEQGRITFAGLWSLLLLVGIGGGAALFTQRFPFDVSLPYVDQRVVTGGLQLTSEFSALLLGLTLYTAAFIAEIVRAGIRSVSIGQSEAARALGLKPTLVMRFVVFPQALRVIVPPLTSQYLNLAKNSSLAVAVGYPDIYYVASASLEDTGRSVEIVLLLMAIYLTMSLLISILMNLYNRSIQLVER is encoded by the coding sequence ATGCCCAAGCTGCGCCTGGGACCCAAATGGCGACAATCCCGGATTCGGAACGGGTTGATCCAAGGATTGGTTCTTCTCCTGATTGGGGTGGCTGTTGTTTACTTTGGTGCCAATCTAGTTCAAAACTTACAGCGCCTGCGTCTCCCCTTTGGATTTGATTTTTTATTCTCCAAGTCTGGCCCCAGTATCGGTGAAACCCTGATTGAGTATTCCCCCACCGATAATATCGCTCGGGCCTTTGGCGTGGCCCTGCTCAATACCTTGCGGGTGGTTGTCCTGGGAATTGTCTTGGCGACCGTTGTTGGTATTGGCGTTGGGATGGCTCGCCTATCGGATAACTGGCTGGTGCGTAAACTGGCAACATTCTATGTCGAGACCTTGCGGAATTTTCCGTTGCTATTACAGCTGCTGTTCTGGTATCTGGCAGTTTTTTTGAAGTTGCCAACCTTCGAAAATCGCATCCAGCTCCCAGGGCCGATTATTCTCAGTAAAAATGGGGTGGCGTTCCCGTGGCTAAAAGGGAATCCCGCTACCCTGCCATGGATATTGGCTTTAGCCATCGGCAGTGTGTGTGCTTTTTTACTGTGGCGTTACCTTATTCGGCTGCAAATTGAGCAAGGCCGCATTACCTTTGCCGGGTTATGGTCATTGCTATTGCTGGTTGGCATAGGGGGAGGAGCCGCACTGTTCACCCAGCGTTTTCCGTTTGATGTAAGCCTCCCCTACGTAGACCAACGGGTGGTGACCGGTGGCCTACAGTTAACGTCCGAATTTTCCGCGTTACTCCTGGGTCTCACCTTATATACGGCAGCCTTTATTGCCGAAATTGTCCGAGCGGGAATTCGCTCTGTTTCCATCGGCCAGTCGGAAGCAGCCCGCGCTTTGGGGCTAAAGCCAACACTCGTCATGCGGTTTGTAGTCTTCCCTCAAGCCTTAAGGGTGATTGTGCCGCCACTCACCAGTCAATATTTGAACTTGGCGAAAAATTCTAGTCTTGCAGTAGCGGTAGGTTACCCCGATATTTACTATGTAGCCTCTGCCTCCTTAGAAGACACTGGACGCTCAGTTGAAATCGTCCTGCTATTAATGGCGATCTATTTGACGATGAGTTTACTCATTTCAATTCTGATGAATCTCTACAACCGCAGTATTCAATTGGTCGAGCGATAG
- a CDS encoding CBS domain-containing protein: MDIVLCHRTADFDTLGAAVGITLLYPGTRIVLCGGAHPTVREFLGLYRDQFPLIEHRAVNVERLRSITIVDAQRRQLLGPAANWLDLPQVQVKIYDHHQSTARDIVADQLILGAVGAATTLVTEELQREHLQMPVTAATVMALGIHVDTGSLTYPSSTVRDAAALTWLMAQGANQRAIAEYTEPVFSSDLQDLLTQALELTQTQSRHGNSLSWVMLKTEGYVPGLASLTSQLMLLHESDSFLLGHVYSKAETQKLSLIGRSRVEGVDLNGLLQPLGGGGHARAAAVTLKTETPQRVMDDLVETLLEQMPLPPMAADLMSSPVRTIRPTTTIDQARRILLRYGHSGLSVVNDQDQLVGILSRRDLDIALHHGFGHAPVKGYMTAPVRTISLGTSLPEIELMMVTYDIGRLPVVEQGQLVGIVTRTDILRQLHQLKHPVLPTHQQVVRTSIQDQLRSQLPPTLQTLLSTAADAAAAQGWQLYLVGGAVRDLLLSGPNQPFRVKEFDLVVDGVETTAKAAGVSLAQTLQSAYPETQLQVYGQFQTAALIWPSGSELAGFSVDIATARSEFYPYPAANPEVEASSIRQDLYRRDFTINALAVRLTRQGFQPQPSGELLDFFGGVVDLQDRQIRVLHPNSFIEDPTRIFRAVRFATRLEFEIGEHTEAYIRHAIASGIYTQVQAEKDKTPALQSRLKNELKYIFKTSHWARALNLLADLEALQCIHPQLQINQHWWQRVRLAICWYNTFEPAHLEMPVWLLILEVLLTALPPSERCAVAANLHLSDSTQQRLQNLDGGLQELEKQPEQASPSQLTDLLKSHTISGLILVGIYSNVRIRKWVWQYLSDWSSRKPLLTGKDLIQLGYRPGREFKSMLAALGAATLDGELKDRDQAQAWVKARFPIPPKT; encoded by the coding sequence ATGGATATCGTTTTATGTCATCGTACGGCAGACTTTGATACGTTAGGAGCCGCTGTCGGTATCACGCTTTTGTACCCAGGAACTCGAATTGTTCTGTGTGGGGGAGCTCATCCAACGGTTCGAGAGTTTCTGGGACTTTATCGAGATCAATTTCCTCTGATTGAGCATCGGGCGGTCAATGTTGAGCGGCTTCGCTCGATTACGATCGTTGATGCACAGCGACGCCAGCTTTTGGGACCTGCTGCAAACTGGCTTGATCTGCCCCAAGTCCAAGTCAAAATCTATGATCATCATCAGTCCACAGCTAGGGATATTGTTGCCGATCAGTTGATTTTGGGGGCAGTGGGTGCAGCCACTACCCTGGTCACCGAAGAGTTGCAGCGAGAACATCTACAGATGCCTGTAACAGCGGCAACGGTGATGGCGTTGGGAATTCATGTGGATACTGGGTCTCTCACGTATCCGAGTTCGACCGTGCGAGATGCGGCTGCTTTAACTTGGTTAATGGCACAAGGGGCCAATCAACGGGCGATCGCAGAGTACACCGAACCCGTTTTTTCCTCAGATTTACAGGATTTGCTGACCCAAGCCTTGGAATTAACACAAACTCAGTCTAGACATGGAAATTCTTTGTCCTGGGTGATGTTGAAGACAGAGGGTTATGTGCCGGGTTTAGCCAGCCTGACCTCACAACTGATGCTTCTGCATGAGAGTGACAGTTTTTTGCTGGGGCATGTCTATAGCAAGGCTGAAACCCAGAAACTAAGTTTGATAGGTCGTTCTCGGGTTGAAGGAGTTGACCTGAATGGACTATTGCAGCCCCTAGGAGGTGGGGGACATGCTCGGGCAGCTGCAGTGACGTTAAAAACAGAAACGCCCCAAAGGGTAATGGATGACTTAGTGGAAACGCTGCTGGAGCAGATGCCCTTACCGCCTATGGCGGCAGACTTAATGTCCTCCCCCGTTCGAACCATTCGCCCCACGACCACCATTGATCAAGCCCGGCGAATTTTATTGCGCTATGGCCATTCTGGGCTGTCAGTGGTGAATGACCAAGATCAGTTGGTAGGGATTTTATCTCGGCGTGATCTCGATATTGCCCTCCATCATGGCTTTGGACATGCTCCAGTTAAAGGTTATATGACGGCCCCAGTTCGCACGATTAGTTTGGGGACCTCTCTGCCTGAGATTGAATTGATGATGGTGACCTACGATATTGGCCGGTTGCCAGTGGTGGAACAGGGGCAATTGGTGGGGATCGTAACCCGTACGGATATCCTGCGCCAGCTCCATCAACTGAAGCATCCAGTACTCCCGACCCATCAACAAGTAGTGCGCACATCCATTCAGGACCAACTGCGATCGCAACTCCCTCCCACATTGCAAACCCTGTTATCGACGGCGGCAGATGCGGCAGCAGCTCAAGGCTGGCAGCTGTATTTAGTGGGGGGAGCGGTACGGGATTTGTTGCTCTCGGGCCCCAACCAGCCCTTTAGGGTGAAAGAGTTTGATCTCGTTGTGGATGGCGTTGAAACCACGGCAAAAGCGGCAGGGGTTTCTCTTGCCCAAACCTTACAGTCAGCCTATCCTGAGACCCAATTGCAGGTGTATGGTCAGTTCCAAACCGCGGCTTTGATTTGGCCCTCTGGCTCGGAGTTAGCTGGATTTTCAGTGGATATTGCCACGGCGCGCAGTGAGTTTTACCCTTACCCCGCCGCTAATCCAGAGGTAGAAGCCAGCTCCATTCGCCAAGACCTCTATCGGCGAGACTTTACCATCAATGCTTTGGCCGTTCGATTAACGCGTCAGGGGTTTCAACCTCAGCCCAGTGGTGAGCTACTGGATTTCTTTGGGGGGGTAGTGGACCTGCAGGATCGCCAAATCCGAGTCTTACATCCCAATAGCTTTATTGAAGACCCCACCCGAATTTTTCGAGCCGTGCGGTTTGCGACCCGCTTGGAGTTTGAGATTGGCGAACATACCGAGGCGTATATTCGCCATGCGATCGCAAGTGGTATCTATACCCAAGTCCAGGCAGAGAAGGATAAAACACCTGCCTTACAATCCCGCCTCAAGAACGAACTTAAGTACATTTTCAAAACATCTCACTGGGCAAGAGCGCTCAATTTACTGGCTGACTTAGAGGCATTGCAGTGTATCCATCCTCAACTACAAATCAATCAACACTGGTGGCAACGGGTGCGACTGGCCATCTGTTGGTACAACACCTTTGAACCCGCTCACTTAGAGATGCCTGTTTGGTTGTTGATTTTAGAAGTATTGCTGACTGCTTTACCACCATCAGAACGCTGTGCAGTGGCCGCTAACTTACATTTATCAGACTCCACTCAACAGAGGCTTCAAAATCTGGATGGGGGCTTGCAAGAACTTGAAAAGCAACCGGAGCAAGCCTCTCCTAGCCAACTCACAGATTTGTTAAAGTCCCACACCATTTCCGGATTGATTTTAGTCGGCATCTATAGCAATGTCAGGATTCGCAAGTGGGTGTGGCAGTACCTATCGGATTGGTCGAGCCGCAAACCCTTACTAACAGGTAAAGACTTGATTCAGTTAGGGTATCGACCGGGGCGAGAATTTAAATCGATGTTGGCAGCCCTTGGGGCTGCTACCTTAGACGGTGAACTCAAGGACCGAGATCAAGCACAAGCCTGGGTAAAAGCACGTTTTCCCATCCCTCCTAAAACTTAG
- the psbZ gene encoding photosystem II reaction center protein PsbZ, producing the protein MSVLFQLLIAAFVALSFAMIIGVPVVFSTGDASDDANKLIWGGAAAWVVLLFVAALASIVVI; encoded by the coding sequence ATGTCAGTATTGTTTCAACTTTTAATTGCTGCTTTCGTTGCCTTATCTTTTGCCATGATAATTGGCGTGCCTGTAGTTTTCTCTACAGGTGATGCATCGGACGACGCCAATAAACTCATTTGGGGCGGCGCTGCTGCATGGGTTGTTTTACTATTCGTAGCTGCATTAGCCTCTATTGTTGTTATCTAG
- the ribH gene encoding 6,7-dimethyl-8-ribityllumazine synthase → MAVFEGKFTHSASFRFAIVIGRFNDLVTSKLLAGCQDCLQRHGVDTHETGSQVDYIWVPGGFEIPLVARQLALSHGYDAIICLGAVIRGQTPHFDYVAGEVSKGIAATSLQTGVPLIFGILTVDSMQQALERAGIKSNKGWDFAMNALEMASLMHQLRPQLAVADASNQNLGEAAVLPPSVSSVQPSNTLKSESNNS, encoded by the coding sequence ATGGCTGTCTTTGAAGGCAAATTTACGCATTCGGCATCCTTCCGGTTTGCTATTGTTATTGGGCGTTTCAATGATCTAGTGACCAGCAAGCTGCTAGCCGGTTGCCAAGACTGTCTACAGCGTCATGGCGTTGATACCCATGAGACCGGAAGTCAGGTTGACTATATCTGGGTACCAGGAGGCTTTGAAATCCCCCTAGTGGCTCGGCAGCTAGCTCTATCTCATGGTTACGATGCCATCATTTGCCTGGGTGCAGTTATCCGCGGCCAAACCCCCCATTTTGACTATGTTGCCGGTGAAGTTTCGAAAGGAATAGCGGCCACTAGCTTACAAACAGGTGTTCCGCTCATTTTTGGCATCCTGACGGTAGACAGCATGCAGCAAGCCCTGGAGCGGGCAGGCATAAAAAGCAACAAAGGTTGGGATTTTGCCATGAACGCCTTGGAAATGGCTAGCCTAATGCATCAACTCCGGCCACAGCTTGCTGTAGCGGATGCGAGCAATCAAAATCTAGGTGAAGCTGCCGTATTGCCTCCAAGTGTAAGTAGCGTCCAACCCTCTAACACTTTAAAGTCGGAATCCAATAATTCCTAA
- a CDS encoding aldehyde dehydrogenase family protein, giving the protein MDAAQRFDLNTTVHQAHIASQKLALLPHPKRNELLRCLAQILQDRQDDLLEANTIDLEVSRDLAIPSLVLNWLKLAPERLQTLGLMLNHLATTTDPLAMTAFPQSTFMVALGYAKLQPRGVIAFIYEAFPDLALLLAGMCWKTGNALLLKGGAETKHSNQVVIELLHAALAAADLPLTCVQCIPCDRNISISDLVARDLPIDLVVPYGRPSLVQQVVQQSTVPTLQSAMGNCYLFWSDSGSTDLTRSMIINSHQGSPDAVNAIEKVLLTPNIKQSRLTLLWSTLKEKGFELRGDATLAAEFPELILATKEEWQQPYLQKIVAFRVVDDLADALNWINRHSSHHADCLVTDSYQDSQQFIQGVRSSQVFINTSPQFLRQSSGPGGSLAIGMSSAKSLSPGVISLETLMTSKQIIQTP; this is encoded by the coding sequence ATGGATGCTGCTCAAAGATTTGACCTGAACACAACAGTGCATCAGGCTCACATTGCCTCGCAGAAACTAGCACTCCTGCCCCATCCAAAACGTAATGAATTGCTGCGTTGTTTGGCTCAAATCTTGCAAGATCGCCAAGATGATTTGTTAGAAGCAAACACCATAGATTTAGAAGTCAGCCGTGATCTAGCGATTCCTTCCTTAGTTCTGAACTGGCTAAAGCTCGCTCCAGAACGTCTGCAAACCTTGGGGCTAATGTTGAACCATTTGGCGACAACAACTGACCCGTTGGCGATGACAGCCTTTCCACAGTCCACTTTTATGGTGGCTCTAGGCTATGCCAAGTTACAACCCCGGGGAGTTATTGCCTTTATTTATGAGGCGTTTCCAGACTTAGCGTTGTTACTCGCTGGCATGTGCTGGAAAACGGGTAATGCGTTACTGCTGAAGGGAGGGGCTGAGACTAAGCATTCTAATCAGGTTGTTATCGAGTTGCTGCATGCTGCCCTGGCCGCCGCTGATTTGCCCTTAACTTGTGTGCAATGCATCCCTTGCGATCGCAACATTTCAATCTCCGATCTGGTTGCCCGAGACCTACCCATCGATCTTGTCGTTCCCTATGGTCGCCCCAGCTTGGTTCAACAGGTTGTGCAGCAATCCACCGTCCCCACGCTTCAGTCTGCTATGGGCAATTGCTATCTTTTTTGGTCTGACTCGGGCAGTACAGACTTAACCCGATCCATGATTATTAATAGTCATCAAGGCAGTCCAGATGCGGTCAATGCCATTGAAAAAGTCTTGCTAACCCCCAACATTAAGCAGTCTCGACTCACCCTCCTATGGAGTACCCTCAAGGAAAAAGGATTCGAATTACGAGGAGATGCCACCCTAGCAGCTGAGTTTCCAGAGTTAATTCTGGCAACCAAGGAAGAGTGGCAGCAGCCTTATCTACAAAAGATTGTGGCCTTTCGCGTTGTGGATGATTTAGCCGATGCCCTCAACTGGATTAACCGCCACAGTAGTCATCATGCCGATTGTTTAGTCACGGATTCTTATCAAGACAGTCAACAATTTATCCAAGGTGTTCGCAGTTCTCAAGTGTTTATCAACACCAGCCCCCAATTTTTGCGACAGTCCAGCGGGCCTGGAGGGTCTCTGGCGATAGGCATGAGTTCAGCCAAAAGCCTTTCTCCTGGGGTAATTAGTCTTGAAACCTTAATGACTTCCAAACAAATTATTCAAACCCCATAA